TCACCCACAAAATCATTAATTGCCGTTAACATTGCCGATACAATGTCAGCATCACTTTTGCTTTCGTTATCCAATGCGACAGTATTGAGCAGTAGACCAGTCTCTCTGTGAATAAGAAAAACATGCTCAACCCGATAGATAAAAGTTTGCGAGGCAGCATATTGCGAGTAACTCACACCGCCTTGTCGGGCTTTAAATCTCCACGTTAGGCCTTTTATGGTTAAACTATTCTCTATTAACTGATTGGTTCTTTCCATAAAGTCACTGAGGAAAGCCGCAACTGATTTCCTCACTAAACTACCGACAATAGGATATAAAGAGATAACCATTTGTTCGCTATTGTGCGCGACAGATATTTGCACCGAGTCTTCTACAAAAGGTTGTAATACCTTATCTACTGAATTGTCTTTTTGTTGCCTATCGTGCAGCGCTTCAGTGATAACTTCAGCTACTATTTTGCGCGCATCTTTTTTTAAACTGTCGGTAATTCTACTGTTGTCTTTACCTAACAGTAGCGTACGAACTTGTTCTAATTGTTGCGCTGACTCAGCTTCTTTTGCTGCATCGGTGGGCATTATAATTCATCATCTTCTAAATTTGTTGCCATAGTTGCTAGTAATTTAGCGAGTGTTTTTCTATCGGTTTTTGACGAGCTAAGTTCTTTTGATACGGATTCGAGGTGGGTTTTCAATTGCTCTAGCTGATCGTTGAAATTACGAGTAAGCGACTGACTTTCATTATCAAGTGCTTGTTCTATATTTTTAAAATCTTGTAGAGTGGTACTAGCAAACATTTCATGTTCTGATGATAAACTAGCAAGGTTTTTCTCAATTGAAGCTTCGTTATCGTCGTGACTTTTATCTGCAAGTTGTAATTGTTGCTCTAAATTAGAAAATCGTTGGTTAATACTTTCTTGCATTTGCGTTAGACGATCGTTAAAGCTGGAATTTTGTTTACTCAACGCGTGTTCAAGATCACTGCGTGTAGAGGCAATTTGTTGTTTTAGTTGTTGCTCAGCTGCACCAAACACAATTTGCCGAAGCTGATCAAGTTCATTTACTTGAGCTACATCTTGCTGCTGCTCTTTTTTGATATCTTTATTATTTGGCATCTATTACATTCCATTTATTAGACTTTTCTCTTTAATTCAGTGTAACTCAAAATTATAAAATAACCTGTTTTTACACATTTAGTTATTATAAACCAAGCTCTTGTCAGATTATTACACTTGTTTAGGGTTGTCTATCATTTGAGCGTAATGTGGTGATTTATTATCAATAAGATAGATTTCACTTCATAAAAAGCCATTAAATTTTTACTTTGGTGATTCAAGTGATGAGACAGTGTGAATGGAGAGGTTGTTAATAAAAGGCCTATATTGAAGGAAATTAAGCCGAATACAGTTTGGGCATGTAAAACATTTCTTGTTGGTTAGCTGATTTTTATTATGTTTACCATTCTGGGTTTACCAAACGCAACCGTAGCCGTTTAAAAACAATATATCGCTGATGCGGTAGCCCAGCAGCATTGACTTTACGGGCTGAAAATTGAGTTTTCTCTATTACCCAGTCAATTAATACACGGAGATCTTTAGCGTTATCGGTGATCATATTAATATACCCTTCGCAGCCGCATTCATAGGTGTAAGTTATTAGTTGGCGAATTTTAAGTTATATATTAATTAAATGGTGTCTACATATATAAACAGGGTAAACAATATAAATGTAAGGAAGCGTAAAGCTTGGAACTTAATCGACTATTGACGGTTCTATAGTATTACTTAGTTAATATGTTTACCGGTGAGTTACTTATGCAAGATGTTAATCAATTCCCCACTGCAAGCCCTATCATTAATCTAATGCGGAGTGTTGCGGTATTCATGTTATTAGTGGCCATTGCGCTGGTAGCATAGACTAGCTCTTTTACGCCTCGGCAGTATTAATACAATATTAACTGATTAAATTCAGCTATTTTATACCTGAGCTACATATTTTACGGTTATTTGATAATACTAATCAGCTCTTCATGACAACCCTTGTCATATTTACGTAATAAAGTTTTCATCGTTCGTTCATTTTTCTTTTACCTTACTGTCATTTTTAGTGCTTAGCATGCTCGTGATGTTAGTGCATGTGCATTAGCAAAACTTATTTCACTAAAAACAACATTAAAGGAAGCATTATGAACTCGACATGGGTTTCACTTTCAGCTTTGTCATCTTTTTTACTCTCTAGCGTTGCAGTCGCTGGCGTTTTACCGAATGTGCAAAAAAACAGCCAATGGTTTGTTGATGGTCAGCAAACAGTGATGGCTAAAACTAAATTAACAACACGTAATAAAGCAAAAAATGTCATTTTATTTGTTGGTGACGGTATGGGACTTTCTACCTTAACCGCTGCACGCATTTTAGATGGACAAAATAAAGGCCAGTCGGGTGAAGAAGGCTATTTAAGCTTTGAAGCGTTTCCTTATTCTGCACAAGTAAAAACCTACAATGTGGATGCACAAACCCCTGATTCTGCTGGCACCATGACGGCGATGATGTCAGGTGTTAAAACCGATGTTGGTGTGATTGGCGTTGATGAAGGTATTGAGCGTGGTGTTTGTTCAACCGTTAATGGTAATGAATTAGTCACATCTTTAGAAGTTGCTGAGATTAAAGGTTTATCTACCGGCATTATTTCAACGGCACGTATTACTCATGCAACACCAGCGGCAACTTATGCAAAATCAGCTGATCGTAACTGGGAAGATGTTTCTGATATGCCAGCAGAAGCGGTAACTGCCGGCTGTGCTGATATTGCAACCCAGCTTATTGATTTTGAAAAAAACCTCGAACAACGTTTTCCAGGTGTTGATGTTGATGGGATTGAAGTGGCATTTGGTGGCGGCCGTCGTCATTTTTTACCTAAAGATGCCAGCTTTAATAGCGCCGATGCTGTCAGTGCTATTGAAGGCGATCGCACTGATGGCGTTGATTTAACCGCTAAATGGCAAGAGCAATATCAAAATGGTCAATATATTATCGACCAAGCAGGTTTTGATGCTATGGATGCTAGTAGCACAGAACGCGTGTTGGGTTTATTTAATGAATCGCATATGCAATATGAAGCTGACCGTGGTAATGATATTGCTGGTGAGCCTTCGCTAACCGAACTGACTAGCAAAGCAATTGATATTCTTGATAATAATGAAAAAGGTTACTTTCTTGTTGTCGAGTCTGGACGAATTGATCATGGGCACCATGCTGGCTCTGCGTATAACGCTTTAACTGATACCATCGAATTCTCTAACGCCGTACAAGCCGCTATCGACAGTACTAATCCAGAAGAAACATTAATTTTAGTGACGGCTGATCATAGTCATGTCTTCACTATTGCCGGCTATCCTAAACGTGGTAATCCAATTTTAGGCAAAGTAGTTAATGTTGGGGCAACCGAGCCTGCTTTAGCGGATGATGGCATGCCATACACCACCGTCGGTTATACCAATGGTAAAGGTTTCAGAAATTTAGTAAACGAAACTGATGCCGACCTTAGCTATAACGATGATGCTTTAGCCGGTCGCCAAAACTTAACAACGGTTGATACTACGACAACAGGTTTTCATCAAGAGACAACCGTACCGCTGAGCTCTGAGACCCATGCCGGCGAAGATATTAGTTTACATGCCTCGGGACCTGGTGCGCATTTGGCGCAAGGCGTTATCGAGCAAAGTGTTGTGTTTCATATCATCAATCAATCTCTTGGCTTAATTGCTAAATAACCTGCTAATCGAAAGGAATTAACATGAAAACAGTAAAGATTTTATCTTTAGCCGTGTTGGCGGCATTAGCCGGTTGTGGTGGTGACGATGGTACAAATGGCACTAATGGTGTTAACGGCAATAGCGGTATCAATAGCCTGATCAGCCAAACATTATTAAATGTTGGTGATGCGCAATGTCTTAATGGCGGTGTACAAATTGATTCAGGCCTAGATGATGATGGCTCTGGTGTGCTAGATGCTGGAGAGATTGATGCAACTGAATTTGTTTGCTCACCAACCTTAACACAAGCACAAGGTTCAGCATTGGCCGCGACAACAAATAACCTCTGGTATGAGCAAGGACAAAGTGTTTTAGCGCAAGCTGATCTTAATGCTCAATCTTTAGTGAATACTAAAGGTAAAGCGAAAAATGTGATTCTATTTGTTGGTGACGGTATGGGCATTTCTACCGTAACCGCAACGCGTATTTTAGCCGGACAAAAGTTAGGTAAAATGGGCGAAGAGCATCAACTGAGCTTTGATAAACTGCCTTATTCTGGTTTTGCTAAAACGTATAATGTTGATGCACAAACACCGGACTCTGCGGGCACTATGACGGCGATGATGTCAGGAGTAAAAACCGATGTTGGTGTGATTGGTGTCAGTGAAGCCATTAGCCGAGGAGATTGTTATACGGTATCAGGCAATGAGTTAGTCACCGCCTTAGAATTAGCTGAAATAGCGGGTAAATCAACGGGCATTATCTCTACTGCACGTATTACTCATGCTACGCCGGCGGCAACTTACGCAAAATCAGCTGACCGAAACTGGGAAGATATTTCTGATATGCCAGCCGATGCTATTACAGCTGGTTGTGTCGATATCGCTTCACAGTTGATTAGTTTTGAAAGTGATATGGAAAGCAAGTTTGCTGGCGCTGATGTTGATGGTATCGAAGTAGTATTAGGTGGCGGAAGACGACACTTTTTACCAAAAGATGCCGCATTTAATAGTGCTGATGCAGTAAGTGCTATTGAAGGTGATAGAACCGATGGTCGAGACTTAACCGCAGAATGGAAAGCACAGTATCCAGCCGGTAGCTATGTTATCGACCAAGCAGGCTTTGACGCTGTTGATGCCAATACAACGCCGCGTTTATTTGGTTTGTTCAATGAATCACATATGCAATATGAAGCTGACCGAGGTAATGATATTGCCGGTGAGCCTTCTTTAAAGGAGATGACTAGTAAAGCGATTGATGTACTTGATAACAACGAAGAAGGTTTCTTCCTGATGGTTGAAGCGGGCAGAATTGATCACGGTCATCATGCTGGTAGTGCTCATGGTGCATTAACTGACGCTATGGCTTTTGCTGATGCGGTACAAGCGGCTGTTGATTCCACAGACCCTGAGGAGACGTTAATTATTGTCACCGCTGATCATAGTCATGTATTTACCATGGCTGGCTACCCTAAGCGTGGTAATCCTATTTTAGGCAAAGTAGTGAGTGTGGGTAGTACTGAACCAAGTCTAGCAAGCGATGGTATGCCATATACCACTTTAGGTTATACCAACGGAAAAGGTTTTAGAGATTTAGGGTCAGAAACGGATGTTGATGTTGGTTATAGCGGTGATGCAGTCACAGGACGTGTGGATTTAAGTTCTGTTGATACCACTTCTGCTGGTTTTCACCAAGAAGCTTTAGTACCCATGGGCTCTGAAACGCACGCGGGTGAAGATGTAGGTATTTATGCGTCAGGACCGGGAGCACATTTAATTACTGGTACGAATGAACAAAGTGTGATTTTTCATGCCATGGATTACGCCGCTGATTTAGTGAGCAAGGCTGAGCAAGCATTAAACTAATTAGCGCTGAGTTAGTTTATTTAGGGAAGTTGTCACCTTAAAAATGGTAACTTCCTTTTTCGCTAGTCTGCATTAACCGTATTGATCAATCATGCTGGCTAGTCATTGTTATATAACGACACAACAATATGTCTTAATAGGTTTTATTATGAAAATTATTGCCGCCTTATTATTCACCTTATCATTAAGTGCTAGTGCCAATGAGTGCGAAATTTCTGCTGATGTAATCAGTGCTTATTATCAACTTGATACTCAAACTACCGAAAACGAATTGAAACAACCACCAGTTCAGCAATTATTCGAATTACATCGTAATAATAATCAAATTTTGCAACGCAATGTTAATAAAGGTATCAATGACATTTGGTCATTACATGCTAATCGTTTATCGCTCAGCAGAGCATTTGACAAGTATCAGCATATTATTGACTATCAACCGAATGAATTGAGATATCAGCCACAGTGGCAAGATGTTTTTCAGTTGGTTGACATACCCGTACTTAATCAATTGCAACTGGTTGAGCAAAGGGGATCAGGTTGCTTGCTTGAAGAGTACTATGTATTGAAAGGTAAAGTATTGAAAGGCCAGCATCAGGGTTTTCAATTGATTTGGTTACCAAATTTACGCTTAGTAAAATCACTTAAATTGCAAAGCGCGCAGCTAACACAGCAATGGCAGCTAACAAAATATCAACACAATGACGAAAATATGCCGGCGTTATTTAAGCAATACGATACTTATCAAACAACTGATTATGCGGATGTGGGAGATAACGAAGGCATTCCATTTTTAGCTAAAATGATTAACCAAGGCTTTTCGATGCCGACATCTGCACCTAGAGATAATGCTGTGGTGACGAATAGCGGCCATCAGCACTAAGTTAGCACAAAGCGGCAGCTACTAGTTGCCGCTATATAAATGCTTTTTAGTAATTGGACTTTCAGTTAAGGTTTTATTGCTAGGTAGCTCTAATGTACCGTGCAGTAAATATATAACTTTTTCACCCTTTTCGGCTAAATCTAGCGCGTGCTGAACATTAATTAAAATACTTGATGATATATCTTGAGGAAATTTACTGGCGTCACGCCTGATGTATTCAATGATATCGGTATTAACTTCTTGATCGTAGAAAACGGCATCAGCAAATTGCATTTCTCTGTGCGCATTTAGTGTCAGGTTGTCAGGATTACCATCACCTGTATATATAAAGACTATTTCGCCATTTGGAGGCGGAACTTGAACTTTTAAACTGGCAATTAATTGTTGCTCAGCCGAGGTTGTTTCGCCAGCTAATATAGCTTCACCTATGCTACCTCGTAATGTGCGTTCCCAAAAAGTACGACGGTCACGTATGCTTTTCACCCGTGCTTTAACATGATCTCTAAATTTAAATGAAAATTCGGCTAACTTGCCATAACCGTTAGGTAACGTTTTTTCGATCTGCTCTCGTAACATACGTAAGAGAATAGGCGCACTACCAGAGCTAGACATAGCTATTATCATGGGAGTTCTATCAATAATGGCTGGCGTGATGTAGTTACAAAGCTCAGGTTGATCGACTACATTAGTGAGTAACTTTAGTTGTGTGCTCTCAGCTGCAACGGCGCTATTAACTTCGATACTGTCAGTAGCGGCAATAACAATATTGGCGTTGCTAAGGTGGCCTGGTTGATAATTATGCTTAAGCCAGGTCAATTGATGTAAATTGACTAGTCGTTCTACACTGCTATTCAATGTTTCCGACATAATAGTAATATCAGTGGTCGACTTTAATAATAAATCTATTTTGCGAGCCGCGACTTCACCGCCTCCTATTATTATAGCGTTAATGTATTTGGCGTCTAAAAATATAGGGAAGTACTTCATTGTTAATCTCTAACCTTCGGGGTCAATGTTAATTTTATCTGTGTTAAATGAATTAAGATGCTAGGCGTTAAAAAGATATTAATGTTGTACTGGTGGCTAAGCCATTAAGATCACCATAAATGTATTGACCAGGTGAAAAGCTTAACTCCGCAAAGTTAATTTGTTGGTTTACTTCGCCTTTACCTAACTTTTCAGTTTTTATAGGGCTACAACCTAATGCTTTTACTGCTATAGGTAAGGTGGCTATTGTGCCTGCATCACGAATACAGCCATTAATAACAATGCCTTGCCAACCATTTTTTACAGCCAATTCGGCTAACATGTCGCCAAGCAAAGCGTTTGTCATACTGGCTTTGCCATCAACAACCATCACTTTATTGGTACCGTCAGTGGCGACTAGCTCTTTAACTTTGGAATTATCGTTGTAACAACTCACTGTGACTATTTCGCCATGAAATATAGTGTTACCACCATAGTCTTTAAAAATAGGGGCGGCCAAAGAAAGCTTATCAGCGTGGTCGTCGAATAAATCGGGTAGTAAATCTAACATTTTTTATCCTTAAGGTTTGTTTAATTCAAGCAAGTAATTGTATTTAAATAAGGGGTGATTACTAAGCTTGTGATTTTTATGAACGCACTAAGTTACCGAAGGTTATTAGCTTAGTATATGGCTAAAGAAGCTATTTTGTCGCGGTAGAGAATGATAAACTAGCAAAAAAATTTTAATGAGAAGAAACATGCCCTGGATCCAGCTTAGATTAAGTGCTGATGAAGACACTGCCGAAAAATATAGTGATTGGCTTAGCGCGTGTGGTGCACAAGCCGTTACTTTTATCGACGCTAAAGACACACCTATATATGAACCTTTACCCGGTGACGAAGTTATCTATTGGAACAATACAGTCGTAATGGGCTTATATGATGCAAGTCATGATATGGATAAAGTACTTAATTACTTAAAAGGTATTCATCCAGATAAAGCCAATATGGCATACAAACTTGAGCAATTGGAAGACAAAGACTGGGAACGCGAATGGATGGACAATTTTCATCCGATGAAGTTTGGTCAACGTTTATGGGTTTGCCCAAGTTGGCGTGAAGTGCCTGACCCGAGTGCGGTAAATGTTATGCTTGATCCCGGCTTAGCGTTTGGTACTGGTACTCACCCAACAACGGCTTTATGTTTAACATGGCTTGATGGTTTAGACCTAGTGGGTAAAACCGTGGTCGATTTCGGTTGTGGCTCAGGAATTTTGTCATTAGCTGCGCTTAAATTAGGGGCGAAAAAAGTCATTGGTATTGATATTGACCCTCAAGCACTACAAGCCAGTTTAGAAAATGCAAAACGCAATCAATGTGAAGACCGCTTAGAATTATTTCTCCCAAAAGATCAACCCAAATTTAAAGCCGACGTTGTGGTGGCAAATATATTAGCAGGACCATTACGCGAGCTTGCTCCTGTGATAATTGAATATGTTGCCAGTAACGGCGTACTCGCTTTATCAGGCGTTTTAGAAGAGCAGGCTCAGCAATTACAAACTATTTATGGTGAGTTTTGTCAGATGGATCCGATAAAGGTTCAAGAAGAGTGGGTTCGCTTGTCAGGTGTTCGCAAATAGTTTTTTATAAATGTCTTAAAAAGTGAGCAGGTTTTGTTATCAAATTGTACAAAATCTGCTCGCATTAACACTTTATAAAATGTCAATATAAAAAACGTGAAAAAAAGCGCTTTTTGTTCAATTTATATCCTTTTCAATCCTAAAAAAAACGCGTAAACTTAGCGCCCTTTTGACTAGTAGCTCAAAAAAACAACAGCGTGAAGATAGGTCCATACACTTTAGCAAGCAATACTATGCTTGCACCCATGGCGGGAATTACAGATCAACCATTCAGACAATTATGTTGTCAGATGGGGGCAGGGTTAGCAGTATCAGAAATGATGTCGTCTAATCCAAAAGTGTGGAATACCGGTAAATCTCAACGTCGTATGTTGCATAGCGAAGAAGCAGGTATACGTTCCGTGCAAATTGCCGGCTCAGATCCTGAAGAATTAGCTTTTGCTGCTAGGTTCAATGCTGATAATGGCGCTCAAATTATTGATATCAATATGGGGTGTCCAGCAAAAAAAGTAAATAAAAAATTAGCAGGTTCAGCGTTACTGAAAGAACCCGCGTTAGTCGAGCAAATTGTTAAAGCTGTGGTTAATGCGGTAGATATTCCCGTAACGTTGAAAATTCGAACTGGCTGGTGTGAAAACACTCGTAACGGTATTGAAATAGCCAATATTGCTGAACATAACGGAATACAATCACTTGCTGTGCATGGCCGTACTCGTAATGACTTTTATAAAGGTAATGCAGAGTACGACACCATAAAAGCAATTAAGCAAAGTGTGACTATTCCTGTTGTTGCTAACGGTGATATTACTTGTGCGGAAAAAGCGGAACAAGTGCTGAATTACACTGGGGCTGATGCCATTATGGTTGGTCGTGGTGCCCAAGGGAGACCTTGGATTTTTCGAGAAATTAATTATTTTTTGAAAACGGGTAGGCATTTGCCTGCTCCTTCAACGGATGAAGTACGTTCAATTTTAATTGGGCATGTAATGGAATTACACAAATTTTACGGTGAATTTATGGGTGTACGTTTTGCCCGTAAACATGTTTCTTGGTACATGCAAACGCATGAACAAGGAAAATCGTTTCGTTCTATTTTTAATGCACTTGAGTCAGTTTCACAACAACTTGACGCATTAACTATGTATTTTGATAATTTAACTTTAGAAAGAGTCTGAACTTTATGTTTGAACAAAATATTTCCTCTCCATTTATTACCGGTGATCTACAAACTCAGACAAAGGCCTCGCCTTTACGCACACAAGCGAAAGTAGCTATTAAAAACTACTTGTCACAGTTAAACGGTAATGACGTTGATGATATGTACGACCTTGTACTTTCAGAAATTGAAGCGCCAATGCTTGAAGAAGTAATGCAATACACGCGTGGTAACCAAACCCGCGCAGCTAACTTATTAGGCATCAACCGCGGTACTTTGCGTAAGAAGTTAAAAAAATACGGCATGAACTAAAAAGTACGACAGGTTAGCCTGTCAATTAAAAGCACCCTCGGGTGCTTTTTTGTTTTTAGAGATGTAAAAGTTATCCAGTTAGTCAACTTTAGCATCTAGGTCAGAGTAATAAAGCATAACAATGATAATGGATGTGTATTAGCGGGCTACACCGCGCTGCAGGCATCTATTATAGGTAAGACAACCATTTTATTTTAATTTATAGGTAATTAGAAAAACCATGGATACACCACGCCCAATCAAACGTGCACTATTAAGTGTTTCAGACAAAACCGGTATTGTTGAATTTGCTCGCTCACTATCACAAAAAGGCGTCGACCTTTTATCTACAGGTGGTACCGCGAAGTTATTGGCTGAAAATGGCATTAAAGTAACAGAAGTATCTGAATACACAGGTCACCCAGAAATTATGGACGGCCGTGTTAAAACTTTGCATCCAAAAGTTCATGGCGGCATTTTAGCACGTCGTGGTATTGACGAAGCAGTAATGACTGAAAATGACATTAATGCGATTGACCTTGTTGTCGTCAATCTTTATCCATTTGCTAATGCTGTTGCTGATGAAAATTGCTCTTTAGAAAACGCGATTGAAAATATCGATATTGGTGGACCAACGATGGTTCGTGCTGCTGCTAAAAACCATAAAGATGTCACTATTGTCGTTAATGCTCATGATTACGACCGCGTTTTAGCTGAAATGACTGCTAACAATGGTTCATTGGTTTATCAAACACGCTTTGATTTAGCCATTGCTGCCTATGAACACACTGCAGCATACGACGGCATGATCGCTAACTACTTTGGTAAAATGTTACCAGCACATGGTAGTAATGAAACCGTTAATTTAGAGAGTCAAAAATTCCCACGCACTTTTAATAGCCAGTTTATTAAAAAGCAAGATTTACGCTACGGTGAAAACTCACATCAAGATGCTGCATTCTATGTAGAAGCGTCTCCTGAAGAAGCATCGGTTTCAACCGCGAAGCAACTTCAAGGTAAAGCATTATCCTATAATAATATTGCTGATACTGATGCTGCTCTAGAATGTGTTAAAGAGTTTGATGAGCCGGCTTGCGTTATTGTTAAACATGCAAACCCATGTGGTGTGGCTATTGGTGATGATATTTTAGCGGCTTATGAAGGTGCTTATAAAACAGACCCAACGTCTGCTTTTGGTGGCATTATCGCTTTTAACCGTGAATTAGATGAAGAAACTGCACAAGCTATTGTTTCTCGCCAATTTGTTGAAGTTATTATAGCCCCTAGTATTTCTGATGCGGCGGCAAAAATTGTAGCCACTAAACCTAATTTACGTTTACTAGCTTGTGGCCAGTGGTCTTCGAAAACCACAGGTTTTGATTTTAAGCGTGTTAATGGTGGTTTATTAGTACAAGACACAGACCAAGGTAGTGTAACAAGTGATGAACTAACCGTTGTTACTAAACGTAAACCTACGTCTGAAGAAATGCGCGATTTACAGTTTTGTTGGAAAGTAGCGAAATATGTTAAATCTAACGCCATTGTCTACGTTAAAAATAGCTCAACTATCGGTGTAGGTGCTGGTCAAATGAGCCGTGTATATTCTGCGAAAGTTGCTGGTATTAAAGCTGCGGACGAAAACTTAGAAGTGGCAGGTTCGGTAATGGCATCTGATGCATTCTTCCCATTTCGTGATGGTTTGGATGCTGCAGCTGAAGCCGGTATTACGGCGGTAATTCAGCCAGGTGGTTCAATGCGTGACAATGAAGTTATTGCTGCAGCAGACGAGCATAATATCGCAATGGTATTTACCGGTATGCGCCATTTTCGTCATTAATAAGTCTGAATGAGTAAACTATGCTCAGGTAATCCTTTTATCTGGGTGTAGTTATTCAGCTATCATTTTTTCTAAATCGGTTGAAATTTGCCTGTTTGAAGTAAAATTAATATTTTGTGACATGTAATTAAGTTTAAATGCTGCTTTTTGTCGATAAGATAAAACTTTCGGCACTGAACATCTGGTAGAAATCTGCTATAACTAGCTTCTATAAAAATTTACTCGTTAATGGAAGATAAAATGCATACAACAGCTCAAACGTTCAAAAAAGTTTTTACCGCGTCAATCGTGTCTGCAACTTTATTATGTTCAGGTTTCGTTGCCGCCCATCAAGATGCTCATCATCAAGGCCAACTTGAAAAAGCTATTGCGGGCGATCACCGTTCAGCAAAAAACAAAGCACGTGATGAATACCGTCATCCAAAACAAACCTTAGAGTTTTTTGGTTTTAACCCAATGATGACTGTTGTTGAGATTACACCAGGCGGTGGTTGGTATACCGAAATTTTAGCGCCAGCCCTTAAAGGTAAAGGTAAACTTTATGGAGCACATTACCCAGATACTGGCGAAGATAACTATTACAGTAATTCACGTAAGCAATTAGTTAAAATGCTTGCGAGCAATGACGTTTTTAGTGAAGTTGAGTTAACAAACTTTATACCACGTCAAACAAGTGAACTTGCTCCTGCAG
The Colwellia sp. Arc7-D genome window above contains:
- a CDS encoding class I SAM-dependent methyltransferase → MHTTAQTFKKVFTASIVSATLLCSGFVAAHQDAHHQGQLEKAIAGDHRSAKNKARDEYRHPKQTLEFFGFNPMMTVVEITPGGGWYTEILAPALKGKGKLYGAHYPDTGEDNYYSNSRKQLVKMLASNDVFSEVELTNFIPRQTSELAPAGTADMVLTFRNLHNWRDEGVEQAFKDAYKALKKGGILGVVEHRLPEGVDPKKAIGYVSQSKTIEQAKAAGFTLAASSEINANPKDMAVYPKGVWTLPPVLRLGDEDKAKYMAIGESDRMTLKFVK
- the purH gene encoding bifunctional phosphoribosylaminoimidazolecarboxamide formyltransferase/IMP cyclohydrolase codes for the protein MDTPRPIKRALLSVSDKTGIVEFARSLSQKGVDLLSTGGTAKLLAENGIKVTEVSEYTGHPEIMDGRVKTLHPKVHGGILARRGIDEAVMTENDINAIDLVVVNLYPFANAVADENCSLENAIENIDIGGPTMVRAAAKNHKDVTIVVNAHDYDRVLAEMTANNGSLVYQTRFDLAIAAYEHTAAYDGMIANYFGKMLPAHGSNETVNLESQKFPRTFNSQFIKKQDLRYGENSHQDAAFYVEASPEEASVSTAKQLQGKALSYNNIADTDAALECVKEFDEPACVIVKHANPCGVAIGDDILAAYEGAYKTDPTSAFGGIIAFNRELDEETAQAIVSRQFVEVIIAPSISDAAAKIVATKPNLRLLACGQWSSKTTGFDFKRVNGGLLVQDTDQGSVTSDELTVVTKRKPTSEEMRDLQFCWKVAKYVKSNAIVYVKNSSTIGVGAGQMSRVYSAKVAGIKAADENLEVAGSVMASDAFFPFRDGLDAAAEAGITAVIQPGGSMRDNEVIAAADEHNIAMVFTGMRHFRH